A genome region from Rhodanobacter thiooxydans includes the following:
- a CDS encoding amidohydrolase → MNRLLHLPLLALLALAPAAQAADLLVDNVNGYTLDSHGKLQRFQALLVDQGKVVATGSHAELASRAGDAKVVDGRGHTLLPGLIDAHGHVLELGYARNSVDLAGTKSLDEALAKVKAYAAAYPEAKWILGSGWNQEIWKLGRFPTAKELDTAVADRPVWLSRVDGHAGWANSAAIKLAGIGQASQDPSGGRIERDASGNPAGVLVDGASALIDAKVPPPTPQQKAAALDTALAEMASVGLTGVADAGIDLANYRLYRRYADEHKLTARIYAMIRGTDGDFDTISKDGPLVGYGNDFLTVRAVKLFADGALGSRGAAMLAPYSDDPHNRGLLFLQPAELTAEIGKALGRGYQVAVHAIGDHANREVLDSYAAAYKAHPNGIALRNRIEHAQIVSLGDIPRFVPLKLIASMQPTHATSDMNMAEDRIGHQRIKGAYAWQRFLQQGTIVAGGSDFPVESPNPFYGLYSAITREDHQGQPPGGWYPDQDMTPTEALRVFTLDAAYAEHAEKTLGTLEPGKWADFILIDHDIFKDPASRIWSTKVLQTWVGGRQVYAAQD, encoded by the coding sequence ATGAACCGCTTGCTCCATTTGCCGCTGCTGGCCCTGCTGGCACTCGCGCCGGCCGCGCAAGCCGCCGACCTGCTGGTCGACAACGTCAACGGCTACACGCTGGACAGCCACGGCAAGCTGCAGCGCTTCCAGGCGCTGCTGGTCGACCAGGGCAAGGTGGTGGCCACTGGCAGCCATGCCGAACTGGCCAGCCGCGCCGGCGACGCCAAGGTGGTCGACGGCCGCGGCCACACCCTGCTGCCCGGGCTGATCGACGCCCACGGCCACGTACTGGAACTCGGCTACGCGCGCAACAGCGTCGACCTCGCCGGCACGAAGTCGCTGGACGAGGCGCTGGCGAAGGTGAAGGCGTACGCCGCGGCGTACCCCGAGGCGAAGTGGATCCTCGGCAGCGGCTGGAACCAGGAAATCTGGAAGCTCGGTCGCTTCCCCACCGCGAAGGAACTCGACACCGCGGTCGCCGACCGTCCGGTCTGGCTGAGCCGCGTCGACGGCCACGCCGGCTGGGCCAACAGCGCCGCCATCAAGCTGGCTGGGATCGGCCAGGCCAGCCAGGATCCCAGCGGCGGGCGCATCGAGCGCGACGCCAGCGGCAACCCCGCCGGCGTCTTGGTCGACGGCGCCAGCGCGCTGATCGATGCGAAAGTCCCGCCGCCGACTCCGCAGCAGAAAGCCGCCGCGCTGGATACCGCACTGGCCGAAATGGCCAGCGTGGGCCTCACCGGCGTCGCCGATGCCGGCATCGACCTGGCCAATTACCGGCTCTACCGCCGCTATGCCGACGAGCACAAGCTCACCGCGCGTATCTACGCGATGATCCGCGGCACCGACGGCGATTTCGACACGATCAGCAAGGACGGCCCGCTGGTCGGCTACGGCAACGACTTCCTCACCGTGCGCGCGGTCAAGCTGTTCGCCGACGGCGCACTGGGCAGCCGCGGCGCGGCGATGCTCGCGCCCTACTCCGACGATCCGCACAACCGCGGCCTGCTGTTCCTGCAGCCGGCGGAGCTGACCGCGGAGATCGGCAAGGCGCTGGGCAGGGGCTACCAGGTCGCGGTCCACGCGATCGGCGACCACGCCAACCGCGAGGTGCTCGACAGCTACGCGGCAGCCTACAAAGCCCACCCCAACGGCATCGCGCTGCGCAACCGCATCGAGCATGCGCAGATCGTCTCGCTCGGGGACATCCCGCGCTTCGTGCCGCTCAAGCTGATCGCCTCGATGCAACCGACCCACGCCACCTCCGACATGAACATGGCCGAAGACCGCATCGGCCACCAGCGGATCAAGGGCGCCTACGCCTGGCAGCGCTTCCTCCAGCAGGGCACGATCGTCGCCGGCGGCTCGGATTTCCCGGTGGAATCGCCGAACCCGTTCTACGGCCTGTACTCGGCGATCACCCGCGAAGACCACCAGGGCCAGCCGCCGGGCGGCTGGTACCCGGACCAGGACATGACGCCGACCGAGGCATTGCGCGTGTTCACCCTCGATGCGGCGTACGCGGAACACGCGGAAAAGACCCTGGGCACCTTGGAGCCGGGCAAGTGGGCCGACTTCATCCTGATCGACCACGACATCTTCAAGGATCCGGCCAGCAGGATCTGGAGCACCAAGGTGTTGCAGACCTGGGTCGGCGGCAGGCAGGTCTACGCTGCGCAGGACTGA
- a CDS encoding GntR family transcriptional regulator yields the protein MTMTWNDSVPIYRQLQQRVVAMILDGALNEGDPLPSVRQVAADFQINPLTVSKAYQELVDEQLVEKRRGLGMFVIEGAREALLKSERERFLREEWPQLFARLQRLGLDLKTLLREAGANKGETP from the coding sequence ATGACCATGACCTGGAACGACAGCGTCCCGATCTATCGCCAGCTGCAGCAACGCGTGGTGGCGATGATTCTGGACGGCGCCTTGAACGAGGGCGACCCGCTGCCGTCGGTACGCCAGGTGGCCGCGGATTTTCAGATCAATCCGCTGACCGTGTCGAAGGCGTATCAGGAACTGGTCGACGAACAACTGGTTGAGAAAAGGAGAGGTCTGGGCATGTTCGTCATCGAAGGCGCCCGCGAGGCGCTGCTGAAATCGGAACGCGAGCGCTTCCTGCGCGAGGAGTGGCCGCAGCTGTTCGCCCGGCTGCAGCGGCTGGGGCTGGACCTGAAGACGCTGCTGCGCGAAGCCGGCGCCAACAAGGGAGAGACGCCATGA
- a CDS encoding pyridoxal phosphate-dependent aminotransferase: protein MIATKLPKVGTTIFSVMSQLALQHKAVNLGQGFPDFEPPQGLRDALTRAMNEGRNQYAPMHGTAALREQIVLKTERLYGRRLDVDTDITLTSGATEAIFAAIAATVRAGEEVIVFDPAYDCYEPAIELQGARAVHIPLTVPAFAIDWQRVRDAVTPKTRMIMINTPHNPSGAVLSADDLEELAAIVRDTGIVVLSDEVYEHIVYDGAQHESVLRHPELAGRSIVVSSFGKTYHCTGWKVGYAVAPAALSAEFRKVHQYLTFCTFHPAQAAFAEFMASDPQHYLELPAFYQAKRDRFRALLAPSRFKLLDVPGGYFQLVDYSAIRDEDDLAFSRWLVEHGGVAAIPLTPFYERAPGTRLLRLCFAKSDATMEAAAERLCRL, encoded by the coding sequence ATGATCGCGACCAAGCTTCCCAAAGTCGGCACCACCATCTTCAGTGTGATGAGCCAGCTTGCGCTGCAACACAAGGCGGTCAACCTGGGCCAGGGCTTTCCCGACTTCGAGCCGCCGCAGGGGCTGCGCGATGCGCTGACGCGCGCCATGAACGAAGGCCGCAACCAGTACGCGCCGATGCACGGCACGGCGGCCCTTCGCGAGCAGATCGTGCTGAAGACCGAGCGTCTGTACGGCCGCCGTCTCGATGTCGATACCGACATCACGCTCACCTCCGGCGCCACCGAGGCGATCTTCGCGGCGATTGCCGCGACGGTGCGCGCGGGCGAGGAGGTGATTGTGTTCGACCCGGCCTACGACTGCTACGAGCCGGCGATCGAGCTGCAGGGTGCGCGCGCGGTGCACATCCCGCTGACCGTGCCGGCGTTCGCGATCGACTGGCAGCGCGTGCGCGACGCGGTGACGCCGAAGACCCGCATGATCATGATCAACACGCCGCACAACCCGTCGGGCGCGGTGCTGTCGGCGGATGATCTGGAAGAGCTGGCGGCGATCGTGCGCGACACCGGCATCGTGGTGTTGTCCGACGAGGTCTACGAGCACATCGTCTACGACGGCGCGCAGCACGAAAGCGTGCTGCGCCATCCGGAGCTGGCCGGGCGCAGCATCGTGGTCTCCTCGTTCGGCAAGACCTACCACTGCACCGGCTGGAAAGTCGGCTACGCGGTGGCGCCGGCCGCGCTGTCGGCCGAGTTCCGCAAGGTGCACCAGTACCTCACCTTCTGCACCTTCCACCCGGCGCAGGCGGCGTTCGCCGAGTTCATGGCCAGCGACCCGCAGCATTACCTGGAATTGCCGGCGTTCTACCAGGCCAAGCGCGACCGCTTCCGCGCGCTGCTGGCGCCGTCGCGCTTCAAGCTGCTCGACGTGCCGGGCGGCTATTTCCAGCTGGTCGACTATTCGGCGATCCGCGACGAGGACGACCTCGCTTTCAGCAGGTGGCTGGTCGAGCACGGCGGCGTGGCGGCGATTCCGCTGACGCCATTCTACGAGCGCGCACCGGGTACGCGATTGCTGCGGCTGTGCTTCGCCAAGAGCGACGCCACCATGGAGGCGGCCGCCGAGCGGCTGTGCCGGCTATGA
- a CDS encoding LysR substrate-binding domain-containing protein, producing MTMLSGALQDLNDLYFFAAVVEHGGFSAAGRALGVPKSRLSKRVAQLEERLGVRLLQRTTRRFVVTEVGERFYAHCRAVLEEAQAAQDAVDELRAEPRGVVRLSCPVSLAQTVLAHVLPDFLAQYPKMQVRLLSGNRRVDVIGEGYDLAIRVRTKLDTDANLVIRTFGLSRTKLVASPALLKALGRPVQPDDLARLPALSMSEHEGAQLWELIGANGAQTSVEVQARLITGDFAVLLEAARRGMGVALLPEFVCAPAIAAGELEVVLPEWSVPEGTMHFVYPSRRGMLPGVRALVDFLAERLPATTPLKHEQSKRGARDELPAA from the coding sequence ATGACGATGCTGAGCGGTGCCCTGCAGGACCTCAACGACCTGTATTTCTTCGCCGCGGTGGTCGAGCACGGCGGCTTTTCCGCGGCCGGTCGCGCGCTGGGCGTGCCGAAGTCGCGCCTGAGCAAACGCGTGGCGCAACTGGAGGAACGTCTCGGCGTGCGCCTGCTGCAGCGGACCACCCGGCGCTTCGTGGTGACCGAAGTCGGCGAGCGCTTCTATGCCCACTGTCGCGCGGTGCTGGAAGAAGCGCAGGCGGCGCAGGATGCGGTAGACGAGCTGCGCGCCGAACCGCGTGGCGTGGTGAGGCTGAGCTGCCCCGTGTCGCTGGCGCAGACCGTGCTGGCGCACGTGCTGCCGGATTTTCTCGCGCAGTACCCGAAGATGCAGGTGCGGCTGCTGTCCGGCAATCGCCGGGTCGACGTGATCGGCGAAGGTTATGACCTGGCGATCCGCGTGCGCACCAAGCTGGACACTGACGCAAACCTGGTGATCCGCACGTTCGGCCTGTCGCGCACCAAGCTGGTGGCCAGCCCGGCGCTGCTGAAGGCGCTGGGGCGCCCGGTTCAGCCGGACGACCTGGCCCGGCTGCCGGCGCTGTCGATGAGCGAGCACGAGGGCGCCCAGCTGTGGGAACTGATCGGCGCCAACGGCGCGCAGACCAGCGTGGAAGTGCAGGCGCGGCTGATCACCGGTGATTTCGCCGTGCTGCTGGAAGCCGCCCGTCGCGGCATGGGCGTGGCGTTGCTGCCGGAGTTCGTCTGCGCGCCGGCGATCGCCGCGGGTGAACTGGAAGTGGTGCTGCCGGAGTGGAGCGTGCCCGAGGGCACCATGCACTTCGTCTACCCCAGCCGCCGCGGCATGCTGCCGGGCGTACGCGCGCTGGTGGATTTCCTGGCCGAGCGGCTGCCGGCCACCACCCCGCTGAAGCACGAGCAGAGCAAGCGCGGCGCAAGGGACGAACTTCCCGCAGCGTGA
- a CDS encoding SDR family NAD(P)-dependent oxidoreductase: MDLELLDRVVVVTGASKGIGLACAIAFAREGAKVVGVSRDPANLRAAQQRLESLGLAVTVHSADLKDSVAAQLVMERIEHDRGPVDVLVNCAGAARRAPPDELDAAAMQAAMQAKYFNYMHAIDPVIRRMGARGGGSIVNVIGQGGRQANPQHIGGGAANAALMLATVGYANAYAGKGVRVNAINPGITRTGRVDEGLDAAVRASGRPREEVLTAQLAGIPLGRMAEPAEIADVAVFLASARASYVTGAIIPMDGGKTSTI, translated from the coding sequence ATGGATCTCGAATTGCTCGACCGGGTCGTGGTGGTCACCGGCGCCAGCAAGGGCATCGGCCTGGCCTGTGCGATCGCGTTCGCGCGCGAAGGGGCGAAGGTGGTCGGTGTTTCGCGCGATCCGGCGAACCTGCGCGCCGCGCAACAGCGGCTCGAGTCGCTCGGCCTGGCGGTGACGGTGCACTCGGCCGACCTGAAGGACAGCGTGGCGGCACAACTGGTCATGGAGCGCATCGAACACGACCGTGGCCCGGTCGACGTGCTGGTCAACTGTGCCGGAGCCGCGCGCCGTGCGCCGCCGGATGAGCTGGATGCCGCCGCAATGCAGGCGGCGATGCAGGCGAAGTACTTCAACTACATGCACGCGATCGACCCGGTGATCCGCCGCATGGGCGCGCGCGGTGGCGGCAGCATCGTCAACGTGATCGGGCAGGGCGGACGCCAGGCCAATCCACAGCACATCGGCGGCGGCGCAGCAAACGCCGCCCTGATGCTGGCCACGGTGGGCTATGCAAATGCCTATGCCGGCAAGGGCGTGCGGGTGAATGCGATCAACCCCGGCATCACCCGTACCGGTCGGGTCGACGAGGGCCTGGATGCCGCGGTCCGCGCCAGCGGGAGGCCGCGCGAGGAAGTGCTGACCGCACAGCTTGCTGGCATCCCGCTGGGCCGCATGGCCGAACCGGCGGAGATCGCCGACGTCGCGGTGTTCCTGGCTTCGGCGCGCGCCAGCTATGTCACCGGCGCGATCATCCCGATGGACGGCGGCAAGACGTCGACGATCTGA